From a single Rhodospirillaceae bacterium genomic region:
- a CDS encoding MBL fold metallo-hydrolase produces MKKLCVAAVAAVMFTGAYGAPAYSANVKITPLGSHDGEFCARDRAFVLEDPNGTRILFDVGMTVAGPDDPRLGKIDVVLISSLHGDHIGAKHIPEVGAGTCGKPGIKVSAMPESLTVKIAANKGAKLVGGGHMRAFFKPRLKWAGGDPKQMDILRFGGKRTYNGIKIATVQAIHAYGASPGLLKGDLGKMMKENGLTAIAGPDSGFVINFTNGLVVYLSADTGHTSDMDTIVRRYYGAELAIMNIGDIFTMGPEEAAWAVNELIRPKAAIMTHANQESTKGGKVVPGTRAETFIKGVRSIPVHVPLSGRTMEFDGNAQCLKGCN; encoded by the coding sequence ATGAAAAAGTTATGCGTTGCTGCCGTGGCGGCAGTTATGTTTACCGGTGCCTATGGCGCACCGGCGTATTCCGCAAATGTTAAAATCACACCATTGGGCAGTCACGATGGTGAATTCTGTGCCCGTGACCGGGCCTTTGTTTTAGAAGATCCAAACGGTACACGCATTCTGTTTGATGTCGGTATGACCGTTGCCGGGCCGGATGATCCACGGCTGGGGAAAATTGACGTGGTGTTGATCAGTTCGCTTCACGGTGATCACATTGGCGCCAAACATATCCCGGAAGTCGGTGCCGGCACGTGCGGCAAGCCCGGCATCAAAGTCTCTGCCATGCCGGAATCTCTGACCGTCAAAATCGCTGCCAATAAGGGCGCGAAGCTGGTTGGGGGCGGCCACATGAGGGCGTTCTTCAAACCCCGTCTAAAGTGGGCTGGTGGAGACCCAAAGCAGATGGACATCCTGCGCTTCGGCGGCAAGCGAACCTATAACGGAATTAAAATTGCCACCGTTCAAGCCATCCATGCCTACGGCGCGTCCCCCGGACTTCTCAAGGGCGATCTCGGCAAAATGATGAAGGAAAATGGCCTAACTGCCATTGCTGGCCCGGACAGCGGGTTCGTTATTAACTTCACCAATGGTCTGGTCGTCTATTTGTCCGCAGACACCGGCCACACATCCGATATGGATACCATCGTTCGGCGCTACTATGGCGCTGAGTTGGCGATTATGAACATCGGCGATATCTTCACCATGGGGCCGGAAGAAGCCGCCTGGGCGGTCAATGAATTGATCCGCCCCAAAGCTGCAATCATGACCCACGCCAACCAGGAATCCACTAAGGGCGGTAAAGTCGTTCCCGGCACCAGGGCCGAAACCTTCATCAAGGGCGTACGTTCCATTCCTGTCCATGTCCCGCTATCAGGCCGGACGATGGAATTCGATGGCAATGCCCAGTGTTTGAAGGGATGCAACTGA